From Euzebya sp., a single genomic window includes:
- a CDS encoding 3-hydroxyacyl-CoA dehydrogenase NAD-binding domain-containing protein, with protein MPDSITRTDRDRVAVLVMDRPGASMNVVDESFLAELTRHVDAVLADDAVDAVVLTSGKEGSFGAGADIGWLPELAARDDAEDFLAGVHDLMLRIARGSTPLVTALNGSAFGGALELALAGHGIVAVPDAQVGLPEVGLSLLPGGGGTQLLSRWVPLETALAWLTSGRPVPVAQAEGVVARVVDPDVLVDEAVDLARSLVRVDLTGDPVHPADAMAVVEGVRRDLSGSRRGLSTAAERILDVVAVGVADGVEAGLAAEREGFLALLRSAEARAALHLFSAESAVKRRSRGGNGPAVTRLGVIGGGQMGAGIASTAVSRGLPALVRDVDEGSLERARGYRDRVLERSAPAEGGDPRLATWSDTTAWEGFAEVDAVVEAVFELPELKTDVLAEVSGLVSPDALVATNTSAIPIASLAGAVEGPERFLGMHFFSPVERMPLVELIPHAGTAPATTERAAAVGRRLGKVPVVVGDAPGFFTSRVYARWLVEGLRLLADGVDVADIDAAARAVGFPVGPLQAIDEATLNLVLQASITQVAEPVMADRLDVAAVRGVAEALIAAGVEGRRQGRGFYTYDQGQRVGPNPDVLDVLGVEPGRAGVGSDAVAERLLLAFATECWRCSDDGTICHPDDGDVAAVLGIGFPRALGGPFHWADEVGATEVVARCAALGDDFGPGGQLGRLAADGGRFADLPRRPAPFADPR; from the coding sequence ATGCCCGACAGCATCACCCGCACCGACCGCGACCGCGTGGCGGTCCTGGTCATGGACCGCCCCGGCGCGTCGATGAACGTCGTCGACGAGTCGTTCCTCGCCGAGCTGACGCGCCACGTCGACGCCGTGCTCGCCGACGACGCGGTCGACGCCGTGGTCCTCACCTCCGGCAAGGAGGGGTCGTTCGGCGCCGGGGCCGACATCGGCTGGTTGCCCGAGCTCGCCGCGCGCGACGATGCCGAGGACTTCCTGGCGGGGGTCCACGACCTCATGCTCCGCATCGCCCGCGGCTCGACCCCCCTGGTGACGGCCCTCAACGGGTCGGCGTTCGGGGGTGCGCTGGAGCTGGCCCTCGCCGGGCACGGCATCGTGGCGGTGCCCGACGCGCAGGTCGGACTGCCCGAGGTGGGCCTGTCCCTCCTGCCCGGTGGCGGTGGGACGCAGCTCCTGTCCCGCTGGGTGCCGCTCGAGACGGCCCTGGCGTGGCTGACCTCCGGCCGGCCGGTGCCGGTCGCGCAGGCCGAGGGCGTGGTCGCCCGGGTCGTCGACCCCGACGTGCTCGTGGACGAGGCCGTGGACCTCGCGCGGTCGCTGGTCCGGGTCGACCTGACGGGCGACCCGGTCCACCCGGCGGATGCGATGGCGGTGGTCGAGGGCGTCCGACGGGACCTGTCCGGTTCCCGGCGGGGCCTGTCGACCGCGGCGGAGCGGATCCTCGACGTGGTCGCCGTCGGCGTGGCCGACGGCGTCGAAGCCGGGCTCGCCGCCGAGCGAGAGGGCTTCCTCGCCCTGCTCCGCTCCGCCGAGGCCCGTGCCGCGCTCCACCTGTTCAGCGCCGAGTCCGCGGTGAAGCGGCGCAGCCGCGGCGGCAACGGTCCGGCGGTGACCCGGCTGGGCGTGATCGGCGGCGGACAGATGGGTGCGGGCATCGCATCGACCGCGGTCAGCCGGGGGCTGCCCGCCCTGGTCCGGGACGTCGACGAGGGGTCCCTCGAGCGGGCGCGCGGCTACCGCGACCGCGTGCTCGAGCGCAGCGCGCCGGCCGAGGGTGGCGATCCTCGCCTGGCCACCTGGTCCGACACCACCGCGTGGGAGGGGTTCGCCGAGGTCGATGCCGTCGTCGAGGCCGTCTTCGAGCTGCCCGAGCTCAAGACCGACGTGCTGGCCGAGGTCAGTGGCCTGGTCTCCCCCGACGCGCTGGTGGCGACCAACACGTCCGCGATCCCCATCGCCAGCCTGGCGGGCGCGGTCGAGGGGCCCGAGCGGTTCCTCGGCATGCACTTCTTCTCCCCGGTCGAGCGGATGCCCCTGGTCGAGCTGATCCCCCACGCGGGGACCGCACCGGCGACCACCGAACGCGCGGCCGCGGTGGGACGCCGCCTCGGGAAGGTCCCGGTGGTCGTGGGCGACGCGCCGGGGTTCTTCACCTCCCGCGTGTACGCCCGCTGGCTGGTCGAGGGGCTGCGCCTGCTCGCCGACGGGGTCGACGTCGCCGACATCGACGCGGCCGCCCGCGCGGTCGGGTTCCCCGTCGGACCGCTGCAGGCCATCGACGAGGCCACCCTCAACCTGGTCCTGCAGGCGAGCATCACCCAGGTCGCCGAGCCGGTCATGGCCGACAGGCTGGACGTCGCCGCGGTGCGGGGCGTTGCAGAGGCACTCATCGCCGCCGGCGTCGAGGGCCGCCGCCAGGGCAGGGGCTTCTACACCTACGACCAGGGACAGCGGGTGGGACCGAACCCCGACGTGCTCGACGTGCTCGGGGTGGAGCCGGGTCGCGCGGGCGTCGGGTCGGATGCCGTGGCCGAGCGGCTCCTCCTCGCCTTCGCGACAGAGTGCTGGCGCTGCAGCGACGACGGGACGATCTGCCACCCCGATGACGGCGATGTCGCCGCGGTGCTCGGCATCGGCTTCCCGCGGGCGCTGGGCGGACCGTTCCACTGGGCCGACGAGGTCGGCGCGACCGAGGTCGTCGCACGCTGCGCCGCGCTCGGCGATGACTTCGGGCCCGGCGGCCAGCTCGGGCGGCTCGCCGCCGACGGGGGCCGGTTCGCCGACCTCCCCCGCCGACCGGCTCCGTTCGCCGACCCGAGGTAG
- a CDS encoding nuclear transport factor 2 family protein: MEAYAALMRRYCIDYTSVHDQAVTADLMRDDYQVIISGRTLGMDAYTEAVAAAFRRYPTLVLTVHDMILSGDRLAMRFSEHGAVAGDPSSVAVWPGISLYDWDGEKLRTCRVEQDFQGRDEQTGGGFTTPLEPGHPDPWATTTDGPADQATEAAVRGWLEELAAAPAGALHAPGGRRLETGEGPAVLDDLAVQVDDLFTAGDRAAAAITMRGVYAGGLPGVADDARGVEGRMHATLMARVADGAVVDLQLVRDRWGLIRRLRKALQTS; encoded by the coding sequence ATGGAAGCGTACGCAGCCCTGATGCGGCGGTACTGCATCGACTACACAAGTGTGCACGACCAGGCGGTGACCGCGGATCTCATGCGGGACGACTACCAGGTCATCATCTCGGGGCGGACCCTCGGGATGGACGCCTACACCGAGGCGGTGGCCGCCGCCTTCCGCCGCTACCCCACCCTCGTCCTGACGGTCCACGACATGATCCTGTCCGGCGACCGGCTGGCCATGCGCTTCAGCGAGCACGGCGCCGTCGCGGGCGACCCCTCGTCGGTGGCGGTCTGGCCCGGGATCTCGCTGTACGACTGGGACGGCGAGAAGCTGCGCACCTGCCGGGTCGAGCAGGACTTCCAGGGACGGGACGAGCAGACCGGCGGGGGGTTCACCACTCCGCTCGAGCCCGGCCACCCCGACCCCTGGGCGACCACCACGGACGGCCCGGCCGACCAGGCGACGGAGGCGGCGGTGCGGGGGTGGCTCGAGGAGCTGGCGGCCGCGCCGGCCGGCGCGCTGCACGCCCCCGGCGGGCGGCGGCTCGAGACCGGGGAGGGCCCGGCGGTGCTCGACGACCTCGCCGTGCAGGTCGACGACCTCTTCACCGCAGGCGACCGCGCGGCCGCGGCGATCACGATGCGCGGCGTCTACGCGGGCGGGCTGCCGGGAGTGGCCGACGACGCGCGTGGGGTGGAGGGCCGCATGCATGCCACGCTGATGGCCCGGGTTGCCGACGGCGCGGTGGTCGACCTCCAGCTGGTCCGGGACCGCTGGGGCCTGATCCGGCGGTTGCGCAAGGCCCTCCAGACGAGCTGA
- a CDS encoding enoyl-CoA hydratase/isomerase family protein, which produces MQDRYGMIGVQVADGICRVTLDRPEKLNALTYAFWTDLVQLLAEAEADDAVRVLVIHGAGSHFCAGGDIEGFGELGDIPARRRYQKLAFDAFRAFEVFAKPTIAAVHGYALGGGCELTMVTDLVVCDTTARFGTPEAAVGLMPGLGVVRGHANTNLHWLKQMIFTGARLDAEDARLAGLVTTIAPEGQHLDEALRMAAEVASRPATALRVAKAILNRGSGEGYDYSLEATALLHSTDDQREGVAAFKERRQPTFSDR; this is translated from the coding sequence TTGCAGGACAGGTACGGGATGATCGGCGTCCAGGTCGCCGACGGCATCTGCCGCGTGACCCTGGACCGGCCCGAGAAGCTGAACGCGCTCACGTACGCGTTCTGGACCGACCTGGTCCAGCTGCTCGCCGAGGCGGAGGCCGACGACGCCGTCCGCGTCCTCGTGATCCACGGCGCGGGATCGCACTTCTGCGCCGGAGGGGACATCGAGGGCTTCGGCGAGCTCGGGGACATCCCGGCCCGCCGGCGCTACCAGAAGCTCGCGTTCGACGCGTTCCGGGCGTTCGAGGTCTTCGCGAAGCCGACGATCGCCGCCGTCCACGGCTACGCGCTCGGGGGCGGCTGCGAGCTGACCATGGTGACCGACCTCGTCGTCTGCGACACCACGGCCCGCTTCGGCACGCCCGAGGCCGCCGTCGGGCTGATGCCCGGCCTCGGCGTGGTCCGCGGCCACGCGAACACCAACCTCCACTGGTTGAAGCAGATGATCTTCACCGGTGCGCGCCTGGACGCCGAGGACGCGCGCCTGGCGGGCCTCGTCACCACGATCGCCCCCGAGGGCCAGCACCTCGACGAGGCGCTGCGGATGGCTGCGGAGGTCGCGTCCCGCCCGGCCACCGCCCTCCGGGTGGCCAAGGCGATCCTCAACCGCGGGTCGGGTGAGGGGTACGACTACTCCCTCGAGGCGACCGCCCTGCTGCACAGCACCGACGACCAGCGCGAGGGGGTGGCCGCGTTCAAGGAGCGTCGCCAGCCCACGTTCAGCGACAGGTGA
- a CDS encoding acyl-CoA carboxylase subunit beta, whose protein sequence is MDRPTPPTMEERLAQLEARREIALAMGGPERVQRQHDNGRLTVRERIDGVLDEGSFYEIGMLAEPERRLERPIPGDGCVTGFGRIDGRKVCLIGIDATVLAGTTAPISMRKQGRIAEFAARKGLPLVLLCDADGGRIPDVMGWRFSGLPFDFSSFLQTPEGYPAIPRIAAVLGPGYGDSALHAGTAHIVVMTESSSIALSGPSVVESAIGEKVTDQELGGPEHAQEIGTAHLVVPTEAEAFDAIAAYLSYLPSNASRPAPRAPAVEPRLPAESLLDVVPSNPKQAYDMHDVIDAIVDADTFLPWRPEAGRAVITAFARMAGQVVGVIANNPRHGAGALDARALEKSHGFIDLCDTFNIPLVFLQDVPGLMIGIQAERQGIVQWYERLVARLARTKVPHVAVVIRKAFGGGHYAMGGRPTLPDLLVCWPTAELGFMAPDTGVVTVNRRRLEAAEAEGGRAAREALEAELTQEWIDESAPWESAAHTYVDDIIDPRQTREVILTGIEFGWGDRDGVR, encoded by the coding sequence GTGGACCGACCGACGCCCCCGACCATGGAGGAGCGGCTCGCCCAGCTCGAGGCGCGCCGCGAGATCGCCCTCGCCATGGGTGGCCCCGAGCGGGTGCAGCGCCAACACGACAACGGCCGGCTGACGGTCCGCGAGCGCATCGACGGCGTCCTCGACGAGGGCTCCTTCTACGAGATCGGCATGCTCGCCGAACCGGAGCGGCGCCTGGAGCGGCCCATCCCGGGCGACGGCTGCGTCACGGGCTTCGGCCGCATCGACGGTCGGAAGGTGTGCCTCATCGGCATCGACGCCACCGTGCTGGCGGGGACCACCGCTCCGATCAGCATGCGCAAGCAAGGCCGCATCGCGGAGTTCGCGGCCCGGAAGGGCCTGCCGCTCGTCCTCCTGTGCGACGCCGACGGCGGCCGGATCCCCGACGTGATGGGGTGGCGGTTCTCCGGGCTCCCCTTCGACTTCTCGAGCTTCCTCCAGACCCCGGAGGGCTACCCCGCCATCCCCCGCATCGCCGCGGTCCTGGGGCCGGGGTATGGCGACTCCGCGCTGCACGCCGGCACGGCCCACATCGTCGTGATGACCGAGTCCTCGTCCATCGCCCTGTCGGGTCCGTCCGTGGTGGAGTCGGCGATCGGGGAGAAGGTGACCGACCAGGAGCTCGGCGGCCCCGAGCACGCCCAGGAGATCGGCACCGCCCACCTCGTCGTGCCGACCGAGGCCGAGGCCTTCGACGCGATCGCCGCCTACCTCTCCTACCTGCCGAGCAACGCGTCACGGCCCGCGCCGCGCGCGCCGGCGGTCGAGCCGCGCCTCCCCGCCGAGTCCCTCCTCGACGTGGTGCCGTCGAACCCCAAGCAGGCCTACGACATGCACGACGTGATCGACGCCATCGTCGACGCGGACACGTTCCTGCCGTGGCGCCCGGAGGCGGGCCGCGCCGTCATCACCGCCTTCGCCCGCATGGCGGGACAGGTGGTCGGGGTCATCGCCAACAACCCCCGGCACGGCGCAGGAGCCCTCGACGCGCGGGCCCTCGAGAAGTCCCACGGCTTCATCGACCTCTGCGACACCTTCAACATCCCGCTGGTGTTCCTGCAGGACGTCCCCGGCCTGATGATCGGCATCCAGGCCGAGCGCCAGGGCATCGTGCAGTGGTACGAGCGCCTCGTCGCCCGCCTGGCCCGGACCAAGGTGCCCCACGTCGCCGTGGTGATCCGCAAGGCGTTCGGTGGCGGGCACTACGCGATGGGCGGCCGACCGACCCTGCCGGACCTGCTCGTGTGCTGGCCGACCGCCGAGCTCGGGTTCATGGCGCCGGACACCGGCGTGGTCACGGTCAACCGCCGGCGTCTCGAGGCGGCGGAGGCCGAGGGTGGGCGTGCGGCGCGCGAGGCGCTCGAGGCGGAGCTGACCCAGGAGTGGATCGACGAGTCCGCTCCCTGGGAATCCGCCGCGCACAC